The Macrotis lagotis isolate mMagLag1 chromosome 6, bilby.v1.9.chrom.fasta, whole genome shotgun sequence genome includes a window with the following:
- the LOC141491661 gene encoding acyl-CoA-binding protein-like produces the protein MAQAEFEQATKEVKNLKSKPDDQEMLFIYSHYKQATVGDINTEQPGMLDFKGKAKWDAWSSLKGKSKEDAMKAYVAKVEELKTKYGI, from the coding sequence ATGgctcaggctgaatttgaacaagCCACCAAAGAAGTCAAAAACCTGAAATCCAAACCAGATGACCAGGAGATGTTGTTCATCTATAGTCACTACAAACAAGCCACAGTCGGAGATATAAATACAGAGCAACCAGGTATGTTGGACTTCAAAGGCAAAGCTAAGTGGGATGCCTGGAGCTCTTTGAAAGGGAAATCCAAAGAAGATGCCATGAAAGCTTATGTTGCAAAAGtggaagaactaaaaacaaaatatggaaTATAA